In the genome of Ptychodera flava strain L36383 chromosome 13, AS_Pfla_20210202, whole genome shotgun sequence, one region contains:
- the LOC139148611 gene encoding uncharacterized protein: MGGKRVPSDYSEERIVKLETSESGMVHSESDRAKVKAGYKMPTKRRRSSQDEDNSAQGDDQANAGGEENPKQRLLYHVRDNSKYRNVLAEIVTLRKDNPQNQFIMKSIEDNKIIHARTIWFKGGCFPRGMGGKRVPSDYSEERIVKLETSESGMVHSESDRAKVTAGYKAPTKRRRVSQDEDNSEQEEDHAKPGIGAPPKRSEGLLYHVRDNRGCFPRGMGGKRVPSDYSEERIVKLETSESGMVRSESDRAKVKAEIKIPPKIRRSSNDKDDSTQEDDQTKVGAEAQFKIGEAVPLLKLEPKDHEDDSQACSSKDQSWGYETPTENRRGSQDEDDSADEDDRAKREADMVYVY, translated from the exons ATGGGAGGAAAAAGGGTTCCATCCGACTATTCTGAGGAACGAATcgtcaaacttgaaacatcggAAAGTGGAATGGTTCATTCAGAGAGTGACCGGGCAAAAGTCAAAGCAG GATATAAAATGCCAACAAAAAGACGCAGGAGTTCCCAGGATGAAGACAACAGTGCACAAGGGGATGATCAGGCCAACGCCGGGGGAGAAGAAAACCCTAAACAAA GATTATTGTACCATGTTCGTGACAATAGCAAGTACCGTAACGTCCTGGCTGAAATTGTCACACTACGAAAAGACAACCCACAGAACcagtttatcatgaaatcaATTGAGGACAACAAGATCATCCACGCCCGGACTATTTGGTTTAAAG GAGGTTGTTTTCCGCGTGGAATGGGAGGAAAAAGGGTTCCATCCGACTATTCTGAGGAACGAATcgtcaaacttgaaacatcggAAAGTGGAATGGTTCATTCAGAGAGTGACCGGGCAAAAGTCACAGCAG gatATAAAGCGCCAACAAAAAGACGCAGGGTCTCTCAGGACGAAGACAACAGTGAACAGGAGGAGGATCATGCCAAACCAGGAATAGGAGCCCCACCTAAAAGAAGTGAGG GATTATTGTACCATGTTCGTGACAATA GAGGTTGTTTTCCGCGTGGAATGGGAGGAAAAAGGGTTCCATCCGACTATTCTGAGGAACGAATcgtcaaacttgaaacatcggAAAGTGGTATGGTTCGTTCAGAGAGTGACCGGGCAAAAGTCAAAGCAG aaattaaaattccaccaaaaataCGAAGGAGCTCCAACGACAAAGACGACAGTACACAGGAGGATGACCAGACCAAAGTTGGAGCAGAAGCTCAATTTAAAATAGGTGAAG CAGTTCCTTTACTGAAGCTAGAACCAAAGGACCATGAAGATGATTCTCAAGCCTGCAGTTCAAAAGACCAAAGTTGGG GATATGAAACGCCAACCGAAAACCGCAGAGGCTCCCAGGACGAAGACGACAGTGCAGATGAAGACGATCGGGCCAAACGCGAAGCAGATATGGTTTACGTCTATTAA